The Chryseobacterium shigense region GTTTCCTTATTTTCCACAGCGAATTCATTGATGTAGTATTCCACAAAATTATACAGGTTGAATCTTGGAAAATTATCCTGTTTCAGCTTCAGGGAATAGGTATTCTGAATAAACTGAATAATTTCCTCATGCGTTTCTATATCCAGAATTTCTTTCATTTCCAGTGTGAAATCCTTCATGTGAATTCTCCCAAGCGTATTCAGATAATACATCATCATAATCAGATTGGGCCTGTTCTTCGGATTGATTTCCCAACGCAGGAATTCAACAACGGCTTTCAGAGTATTGGAAAGTTCCAGGGTCAGACCTTTATCGGAAATCGTTTTGATATTTACTTCTTCACCCCGGTAGTTCACTTTAAGATTTCCCAGTTTCTGAGAATAGCTGAAAATATCAAAATTACCACGGCATAAAATGGTAATATCAGAAAATTTAAACCCATTATTCAGGCTTTCCTGAATATCTTTCTGCATCCTTTCCGAAGTATCATTATAAAAATCCTCGTTCGTAAGATTTTCAATTAAATTTACTTTTATACGTCCTTCGATCTGTGATTTTGAATTCTGTTCAGCATCTTCCCCGAAAATATTCCTGTGTTCCTCTTCCAAACCTGCCGAATGATAACGGTACAGCTCGTTGTTGAACTGTACAATATTTTTGGCACTTCTCCAGTTATCTTTTAACACCAGAAGATCAGCTTCCTTAGGAGAAAATTCTTTCTTGTTGATAATATCCAGCATCAGCTTGCTTTCCCCTCCCCGGAACCGGTAGATACTTTGTTTAGGATCGCCTACCAGTGTAAAGGAAGTATTTTCTGTAGAGACACTGTGATCACGTAGCGGAACGAAATTCTGCCATTGCAGTTCCGAAGTATCCTGAAATTCATCAAAAAAATAATGCTGAAACTGTGAGCCTACTTTTTCATAAATAAAAGCGGATGGTTCATTCTTAAGATTTTCATTGATCAGAATATTGAATTTTGAAAGCAGAACAAGATCATTTTCCTCTTCAATTTTTTTTAATTCATCCTGAATGTCTTTATTTACCTTAAGAGGAAGAAGTGCGGACAGGATTTTTTCCTTTTTTTGGGTTTCAATATATAAAAGGATGAGTTTCATTCTGTGTTCAAGAAGCTGATCCAGGATCTCAAAGATCTCAGGTTCCTTACTTTTTGATTTTGCGGAAGCTCCTTTCCTGTAATTATTAACAACAGATTCTTCAAGTGTGGTAGGAAACGGAAAACCAGGTCTTTTCTGACTGTAAAAATCCTGAACCTTGGTGAAAAATCCGCCAATTCCGTTTTTGCCCTGTGCAAAATCTTCGATCTCAATGTTTCTGGATCTGAATAGTTCAATAGAGTTTGCAGCAAGTTCTTCAGACTGTTTTTTGTTCTGAACAATTTCCTTTCTGAGCGTATTTTTTATATTCTCATAATTCGTATCATCAAAGCTTTGGTTACTTTTCAGGTGCTCATAGTGGATGTCTTTTACAAATTCTTTTGCAGAATCATAAAGGCTTTTATTAAGATTGATCCTTTCATTGTTTTCCAAGCTGTAATCCACATAATCCATGAAAGAATTGGAGATATTTTCATTCTCGCCGATCTGGTCAAGCATTTTATCCACAGCTTCTATCAGAAAAGGTTCCGCTTCAATTTCAAGATTAAAATTCTTAGCCAGGCCCAATTCATAGGAAAAACTTCTTACCAGCCTTGAATTAAAGCGGTCAATCGTCCCGATATTCAATGTTGAATAATTATGAAGTATATAATCCAGCAGCTTTTTTGAACGGTTATGAAGCTCATCAATCGTAATTTTAAGTCCTTCATTCTCCAATGCTTTCTGAATATTTTTCAGGTCATTGTTTTCTGCAAAATTGCCCGCCGAAAAGTTTCCGAGCCACGACAGAATTCTTTCCTTCATCTCATTGGCCGCCTTATTGGTAAAAGTAAGAGCGAGAATATTCCGGATAGATTGCTGCTGGTTGGGATAGCGGAGACAGATCATCAGAAGCCTCTGGACAAGGGCATATGTTTTCCCTGAACCGGCTGAAGCATTGATTACTGTGTAAGAATTTTGCATTGCTGAACTTAGAATTGAGACTGCAAGTTAGCTAATTTTTAAGTGAAATTTTAACAAATCGGAGTGGTGATTTAACAGTTTAGGCTGCAAAAATCAAAAAGAAATCCTAAAACGCGTTAACTGTGGTTAAACTTGTTATTTAGTTTAAAAATAATTCTAGCTTTGCTCTATAAAAAACTGTCCGTGAAATTTAAACTACTCTTTCTTTTAACCACCTTTTTTTTCATTCATGCCAATGCCCAAAATTATATTTTCGGAAAAATAATTTCCGAAGATAATGCTGAAATTGCAGATGTTACCGTAGTTAATATCAGAACGGACGAAAGAGCAGTGACCAATAGAGACGGACATTTCATGGTTTCCGGAAGGGCAGGAGATGAATTACGTTTTGTAAAAGCAGGTTATGAACGCATCGTTAAAAAAGTTTCCAAAGAAAATATAGAATCTCCTATGAATGTTACCTTAGCGAGGGCTACAATATTAATTCCCGAAGTGGAGGTGAAGCAGGGTATTACAGGAGATCTTAAGATTGATGCAAAAAATCTCAACAGGCCTAAAAAGGTAGAGAAACTGGTAAAAGATATTGACCGGTATATTGCACAGAAATCAGATCCGAGAATACTGGCAGCAAAACCCGGAGAATTTGTACAGCCGAAAGGACAGGGCTTTTCTATAGGGAAGGTGAAGAATAAGTGGGACGATATTGATCTGGCCGGTTACCTGAAAACGGCTCTTGGTGAGGAATACTTCACAGATTTAAAAATAGATAAACCCCAGATAGATCATTTTATCAGCTACGTTATGGCAGGCGGATTCGAAAGAAAAAACATTCTGAAATACGGTTTCTGCAGTGATGCCGACCTCTATAGATTTCAACGGTTTGTATTGACAAGGATTTCTTCCTACCGGGCTCCACAGACTCAAAAATAAATGCAAAAGAGAACTTATATTAAACAAAGTTTTTATTTAATTCCGTTTTTGGTTTCCGCAGAAGTTTTTCTCAACAGCAATTAACCGGAATAATGTTAAGAAATTCTTAAAATTCGGAATGAAAATTGATGTAGATTACACAAAATCAATCAATCACAATTTTTCTATGAATAAAAATATTATTGCAGTAGCAGTCGGGGCACTTGGATTTGTTCTCGGACTCGGATTTTTAGGAAATGCTATTAAAAACAGGAACAAATCTGAAAATACCATTTCCGTAACGGGATTAGGCACCAAACAGTTTACTTCCGATCTGATCACATGGTCCGGAAGTTTCTCCAAAAACAATTCGGATCTAAAGGCGGCTTATGATGAGCTGGCTATAGACAGAAAGGTCATTAATGATTATCTTCTTTCGAAAGGAATTAAACAGAATGAGATTGTATTTTCATCCGTTGATATTCAAAAACAGTTCAGGAGCTATAACGATTCTAACGGGAACTATGTGCAGGGTGAATTTTCAGGCTACAACCTTACCCAAAAAGTGTCTATTGAAAGTAAAGAGGTAGTGAAAATTGAGAATCTTTCCAGAAATATTACAGAGATCATCAACAGGGGCATTGAGTTTACTTCCTCAGCACCATCTTATTTTTACACTAAACTGGCAACGGTAAAACAGGAAATGATTGCCAGTGCAACCAAAGATGCCAAAGAAAGGGCAGAAAAAATTGCGGAAAATTCAGGAAGCAGCCTGGGAAATCTTAAAAAAGCAACGATGGGAGTGATCCAGATCACAGAACCTAATTCTAATGAAGACTATTCCTACGGCGGAACATTCAATACTTCCTCCAAAGAAAAAGAAGCCAATATTACCATTAAACTGGAATACGAAGTCAATTAATAAAGGAGATCAATAGCTGTTTAAGAATTCCCCTCCTGTAGAAGGGTGCAAATCAAAGATTTGACGGGGTGGTTCAAAAAATAACCCGCAAGAGATCTTCCTGCGGGTTTTATATTTAATGATACACAACATCATAAATTTCGTCTTTGACTCTTTTTAAATCTTCGGGAATATAATTAGCCAGCAGCCACAGATCCAAAGGCTTTTTTCCTTCGCCATAGCTTGGCTGAACATACATTTCATCAATCAGGGTGAAACCGTTTTTCTGATAGAAAGAATAACGTCTTTTTGCATCATCACCCAAATGCTCAGGTTCTATCTCAAGGATGATACGGGGATAGTTTTTAAACAGGTATCCCGTAATATGAGATCCCAGTTTCTGACTTCTGAATGCCTCAAAAACTTCAAAATGTTCCATAAAAATATAAGAACTCAGCTCCCAGATAATAAGATAGCCAATAGCCTGGGATTCGTGAAGCACTGAAATTATTTTCACATGAGGATTTGAAAATAAAGCGGTAAACTGGTTCCAGTCTCTTTGTTCATCCGCGGGA contains the following coding sequences:
- a CDS encoding UvrD-helicase domain-containing protein — protein: MQNSYTVINASAGSGKTYALVQRLLMICLRYPNQQQSIRNILALTFTNKAANEMKERILSWLGNFSAGNFAENNDLKNIQKALENEGLKITIDELHNRSKKLLDYILHNYSTLNIGTIDRFNSRLVRSFSYELGLAKNFNLEIEAEPFLIEAVDKMLDQIGENENISNSFMDYVDYSLENNERINLNKSLYDSAKEFVKDIHYEHLKSNQSFDDTNYENIKNTLRKEIVQNKKQSEELAANSIELFRSRNIEIEDFAQGKNGIGGFFTKVQDFYSQKRPGFPFPTTLEESVVNNYRKGASAKSKSKEPEIFEILDQLLEHRMKLILLYIETQKKEKILSALLPLKVNKDIQDELKKIEEENDLVLLSKFNILINENLKNEPSAFIYEKVGSQFQHYFFDEFQDTSELQWQNFVPLRDHSVSTENTSFTLVGDPKQSIYRFRGGESKLMLDIINKKEFSPKEADLLVLKDNWRSAKNIVQFNNELYRYHSAGLEEEHRNIFGEDAEQNSKSQIEGRIKVNLIENLTNEDFYNDTSERMQKDIQESLNNGFKFSDITILCRGNFDIFSYSQKLGNLKVNYRGEEVNIKTISDKGLTLELSNTLKAVVEFLRWEINPKNRPNLIMMMYYLNTLGRIHMKDFTLEMKEILDIETHEEIIQFIQNTYSLKLKQDNFPRFNLYNFVEYYINEFAVENKETDFLLNFLEMLFNFTQNAGASTKEFLKYWDEEASSYTIQASENIDAVQIMTIHKSKGLEFPIVFIPMMNKNRDSEFTNWFDTNNDDALKSVNINQFSKYLEVYDEEIEAFNRKNSYKNLIDRLCLQYVATTRPVEQLFFYIQKANKTSNNLELLEFFNEKNPEGADEFDLYEVHPEMLKKHSRDKISLFKTKNIQNLKNINENRSSIKIATPSRNYQVRNEKVRIGLFVHELLSRINTEKDIAKVLESYVLDGQITLEEKNEIQETLVQIIRKYSEFFDEKWEVINEKDIMISERGQSHIFRPDRILKGEEGYIIVDFKTGEQSEKNEYQIERYKNILESLGRKVLKTQLIYL
- a CDS encoding carboxypeptidase-like regulatory domain-containing protein, with translation MKFKLLFLLTTFFFIHANAQNYIFGKIISEDNAEIADVTVVNIRTDERAVTNRDGHFMVSGRAGDELRFVKAGYERIVKKVSKENIESPMNVTLARATILIPEVEVKQGITGDLKIDAKNLNRPKKVEKLVKDIDRYIAQKSDPRILAAKPGEFVQPKGQGFSIGKVKNKWDDIDLAGYLKTALGEEYFTDLKIDKPQIDHFISYVMAGGFERKNILKYGFCSDADLYRFQRFVLTRISSYRAPQTQK
- a CDS encoding SIMPL domain-containing protein translates to MNKNIIAVAVGALGFVLGLGFLGNAIKNRNKSENTISVTGLGTKQFTSDLITWSGSFSKNNSDLKAAYDELAIDRKVINDYLLSKGIKQNEIVFSSVDIQKQFRSYNDSNGNYVQGEFSGYNLTQKVSIESKEVVKIENLSRNITEIINRGIEFTSSAPSYFYTKLATVKQEMIASATKDAKERAEKIAENSGSSLGNLKKATMGVIQITEPNSNEDYSYGGTFNTSSKEKEANITIKLEYEVN
- a CDS encoding GNAT family N-acetyltransferase encodes the protein MEFLPITSAEDYRVRDIYTSYSSTFPADEQRDWNQFTALFSNPHVKIISVLHESQAIGYLIIWELSSYIFMEHFEVFEAFRSQKLGSHITGYLFKNYPRIILEIEPEHLGDDAKRRYSFYQKNGFTLIDEMYVQPSYGEGKKPLDLWLLANYIPEDLKRVKDEIYDVVYH